Proteins co-encoded in one Candidatus Parvarchaeota archaeon genomic window:
- a CDS encoding dihydroorotate dehydrogenase electron transfer subunit, translated as SVGPFSKAFCSLRIGDKIWLSGPYGNAFTLHGKKVMLVGGGYGTGPMRYLAQLAALNGIEPVIVMGARNKERLMKHPGNVRTFVSTDDGSEGRKGMVTELINHLLGLEKFDAIYACGPEKMMGAIAKIAEEKGIKCQLLLERFMKCGFGMCGQCSIGEGLVCVDGPVYDSSIAKHPEFGKFHRDRCGLKVKL; from the coding sequence TTCTGTCGGGCCGTTTAGCAAGGCGTTTTGCTCCCTTCGCATTGGAGATAAAATCTGGCTGTCAGGCCCCTACGGAAACGCATTTACCCTGCATGGAAAAAAAGTCATGCTTGTGGGGGGCGGCTATGGCACGGGTCCCATGCGCTACCTTGCGCAGCTTGCGGCGCTAAACGGCATTGAGCCAGTCATTGTAATGGGGGCGCGAAATAAGGAGAGGCTTATGAAGCACCCAGGCAATGTGCGAACATTTGTCTCAACAGATGACGGCTCTGAGGGCAGGAAGGGAATGGTCACTGAGCTGATAAATCATTTGCTTGGGCTTGAAAAGTTTGATGCTATATATGCCTGCGGCCCTGAAAAAATGATGGGCGCCATTGCAAAAATTGCGGAGGAAAAGGGCATTAAATGCCAGTTGCTGCTTGAAAGGTTCATGAAATGCGGCTTTGGCATGTGCGGCCAGTGCTCAATTGGAGAGGGCCTAGTATGCGTTGACGGGCCGGTGTATGATTCTTCCATTGCAAAGCATCCGGAGTTTGGCAAGTTTCACAGGGACAGGTGCGGGCTTAAAGTCAAGCTCTAA